A window of uncultured Methanoregula sp. genomic DNA:
CCGTACCGGCGGCTTGATGCTGACGTTTCCTCCCCGGGGCACGCAACTGTCCCGGAGGGCTAAAAACGCCTCGATATGCTCTTCCGACCGCTCCAGGGAGAATACATCCGCCTTCGCGGTATCCAGCCGGGAATAGAAGTCCGCAACTGCGAGCGGGACAACCCCCGGTCCCGTACCGATATCCAGAATGGTCATCCTCTGTCTTAACCGCCCGCTCCGGGCAAGCAGCATGAGGAGGTATTCGGTCTGCATGAAGTAGACCGGGAAGTGGTACGCCAGGTAGCCGAGCACGCTATACCCCTTGGTGTACTGCAGGGACCGTTTGTGCTGCGGTTTCCAGTAATCATCTTTCTGGGCAATAATCGCACGGCGGAGTTTCTCGATTACCGCCGGATCGTTCCAGCCCTTCCCCGCTTTTTTTGTGATATACTGCTCGATAGCCCACTGGAGTTCTGCCGGAATGGTTTTTTGTTCGAAAAAACGGTTGGTGCGGAGAGATTCCTCCGTGTTCAGGGTATATGCCTGCGGAGGTGACAGCCGTGATATTTCATAATCGCCCCCTTTTTTACCGGCAACAAGCCCGAGCCCTTTCAAATCGCCGGCGAGTTGTCGGAACAGATCCTCAACGTCAGCAGGTGTTCCCTCCTCAAGGTACGGGAGGATCTCTGACAGGGTGAATACCGGTTTTGTACCGGCAACGTACCGGATCGTTGAGAGGAGCTGTTTATCGGCCATTATCTGCCGGATACTTGGCGGCAGGGGATATTACATCTTTGCCTGCCGGTGATATCCTGGTGATGGGGCAGGCCCGCAATCCGGGACGTGCGCTCCCTCTCTGCCCGCCCCTCGCGGAATGCATACGCGATCTCGGTCCAGGCCCGCTCCAGGAGATCCCGGTAGTACGGGATGTCAAAATCCCCGGCACTCCAGACCGGAGCAACGTTGTATGTACGTGCATCGCGCACAACGTACTGGATCTTCATGCCCGGCGCTATATCCGCCCCGCACTCCCGATATGCCTCAACCGCAGCGCCTTCGATGCAGCGGTGTGCGTACCGGAGCCGGCTTATCCTCCGGCTGATGATCATCTCCTGCGCAGGAGCCGCAGGGAGTTCTGCAACAGCGGTCCGGTATATCCTGCAGACTTCGTCCCACATCGTTTCCAGTTCAGCCCGGGTTTTTGCCCGGCCCATGACGGTAAGCATATCGCCCTGCATCTTCCTGATGTAACCGGGGGTGTCGTGCCGTCGTGCTGCAATCCCCCTGACTTTCACGCTCCCATCCGGCTGCCGGCCGTAATAGCGGTTGTATGCCCCAAACCCGTCATTGAGGGGGAGGAAGACCAGCCAGTTGAAATGCTCGGTTTCGGCGTCAAGGCCAGTCTCCCGGCAGATGCGCTCCTGCAATGCCGGTACGGAGGGTCCCTGCACCCAGAGGCAGTCCACGATCCCGTGCAGCACCGTAAATCCCATCTCCTCGGCAATATCTTTTGTCTGCAGAAGAATCTCCCGGGATCTCCTGGTTATAGCCTCGTGGACTTCGATCCTCCCGAATTTTGCATTCTTGTATCCGGTATAGCCGAAGCAGGTAACGAGCATCCATTTGAGGATGGCATCGATACCCGCTGCACCCGGGTCGGAGCGTTTCCGCTGTTTTACCGTTTTTCTCAGGTCAAGCAACGGTGCAAGGGCAGTGGGAAGAAATCCCTCTGTTTCCGGATTTCCGATGGTCTCCGGTGACAGGTTCGCGAGAACGATGATCGAGGGATACATCGAGGTGAAATCGATCTCATCCACGTCAAAAAAGATCCCGGCTTCCGGCTGGAACATCATCCCGCCCCGATCCGCGCCCCTGAGCAGGGCAAATTTCCGCAGTGCTTCGGCATCGCTCTTGCGGAACGGTACCACGATACCTCTTCGCACCGCTTCATAGGTCTCGTAACCGGAGATGAGTGTACCCGGGGTGAACCGAGATGCGAGATTGGGGGAGATCCCAGAAAGCCTGGCTGCCAGGAGCACACCGGAGAGTCCTCCCTCCCGGTACACAAGCGACTGCTCGGTATCGATCAGTATCCTGCCGTCGGGGATGAGTGCTGCGTCCTTGTGTTCCACTCTCCCGTAACTCCAGTACGAGCGCGAACCGATGGTGCGGTATCTGCCCGTCCGGCTTATGTTCAGGGAAAGGTCCAGCGCACGGGTCCGTGCCTGCAGTACCGCCATCCAGCGATCAGCGTGGGGCATGAGAATCACATCCGGGTCGCACGCATCAATCAGCGCGAAGAGATCTGACAGTACCTCCCGCTCGGATCCGGCAAGATGTTCGTTCTGCTCGTGGACAACGTCCATCTCAGTAAAAGTACCGGCCCGGTCCGGGTGGCCGGGGATCCGTATCTCTATCCATTTCAGGTCATGGGAGATATCGGGTGAGAAGCGATTGCCGATATCATTACAGCAGGGAACGATCCCGTTCTCGGCCATGAAGCACTGATCCTTCCTGATGTCTGCATTGAAGATCTGCGCAGCATATCCTGTCTGGTGCTCGATTGCTTCAGCTACGGTCCGTCCTGCAAAAATTTTGTACCCTTCGCGTTTTCCAAAGATTGTCCTGAATGTGCAGGCCTCTGCCCGGTACTCTTCCTCCAGTGCGGTAATCATGGGGTGGTATGCGTCCGGATCGGGAAGATACAGGTAGAACGGGGGATCGTACTCCTGGTGGCTCACCCGTACCGATCCCGCTTTGCACCACAGATCCACGCCCCCGCTGCGGTAAGCCGAGTCAAATATCCACATCCGGCCGGCCTCCTGTATCCCTGTTGTCGGTATGCTGCAGCTCGACAAGCCCCGAGAAAAATGCAGCTTCCCGCGGGGCGTCACCTCGGTAAAACGCCTTGCTCGAATGTCTTTTCGCCCGGTCTGCGAGAAGTTTTCCGCATACTTTTCTTCCGCCGGGCAGGGTACGTGCGAAGCGTGCAAAGCGGCCTGCTATCCTGTTGACACCCTGCCGTACACTCCCGACGCTCCTGCCCATCAGGTAACCTCCAGGGTCTTCTGGCCTGTCGGGGCCCCCCGGCTCCCGCGACACATATGCCGGGCGGGGGTGCCCTGCAGGCCGGTTACGGGTTCACCGGAAGTGATCTCGATGACCCGGTCAGCCTGTCGTGCCAGAATGGAAAATGAGCGGTCGCCTGCCGGAGCCCACAGGATCACCAGAGCCTCGCGCCCGGCCTGTTTCAGTGCTGATGCAGCCGTACCCAGCATCCGTCCTGCCCCGTCAAACAGGGTTGGATCGTGCTCGATGAAGACTACCGTATGACTTGCCTCGTTTATCACGGTCAGGAACTGGTCTGCGGTAAACGGCCTCCTGACTTCAAAATTGTCCGATGTGCGGCTGATGCCGGATAGGATGCGGGAATAGTTGCCGCAGACGTACAGGAAGAGGAATCTCTGGAGATCCCTGTTGCTGTTGAGTGCTGCGAGGATCTTTTTTTCCGGTGCAATTACTGCGGTAAATGCACCCTCGCTGAGGAGGATCCCTTTCGAGAGTTCGATCTGCATGGCACCGGATCCCTGCTGTGCCGGGACAATAAAGGCTCAGGCTGGCGGGGTGTGAAAGTGTTGGCGTGGCATGCAGCGGTCTGTCGCACACCTGCTGAAGCCGAAATATCTTCGGTTTACGGATCAAAATCCGTTCGTTCCGGTGGTTCAGCCGGAGAGATACAGGGGTGTGAGCCATATTCTCCCCGCCCGCGTGGATATAAAAATATCCACACCCCTTGGTGAAATCCTCCGGTTTAAACGATTTCTTACCCCGAGCTTTACCCGTTAAAAAATGTGCAAATCCCTGAACGGGAAAAAAGGGAACGGTCTCGCTTTAATCTTACCCCTGATATCATGAATGTTTATGAGATAGCCGTTCTGTCAAATCGGTTCAGCCCTGCTTGTACCGGCAGTCTCGACACCGTACATTAAAAAAAGACGGCTATTCCGTAATGGTGAACAACAGCATCCCCCTTCTTACGGAAATACTTCGGCTCCGTTCAGCATACTGTTCAGGAGCAGACCGCAGTTCTTCAACACCAGTCCCTCCGGGAAAAAGAGCGTATGTTTCGCACCCCCGCGATCGACCTCCCTTTGGCTGTCTCCCGGCAATCAATGCGCCGGATTCAATGCTTTGCTCCCGTTATAATGGATCATCTCGCCATTCTGCGATCGTGTCAGGATTGGTTTCCGTTCTCCCGCACATCGATCTTCCGCCCGCAGACCGGGCACTGGTATACGGCTTTCCCATGACCATCCGACCATACCCGTTTCATTGGAGTATTGTCGTGATTGCAGGTCGGTATCTGGAATTCGTCCATCAGGTAATCACTCAGTTACCCTCGCCAGCCGGATATATGAACTTTGTAGTCTGCAATGTCGGGCTGGACGCAACCGGCAGCGTCCGGGCTCTCACGGGACGGTTATTGGAACAGGGAAAGCCGTAATACCCAAAAAGATCCACACTCCGTAAGGAGCAAACCAGGATGGCCGATATTCAGAATTTCATTGGCTTTGCACAGGGGGAACGCCTCATCAAGGAATATTCCGGGTTCAAAATGTTCTCTCCGGTAAAGGCGCGGATCAACCTTTCCGTGACCAACAAACGGGTGATAGTCTATTCCTCTGTGAAGAATTTCTTTGTGCAGGACCAGGCCTCGCTCTTCCAGCAGATTGCCATAAGCGAGATCCGGGGGCTGGATATCCTCCAGGGTACCCGGTACAATATTCTCCTCCTCGCGGGTTCGGTGGTTGCCCTTGTGGCGGGCCTTGCTGCGGCACTTTTGGGATCCGCTCTTGGGACTCTTCCGGTCATTGGCGGCAGCATACAGGTTGTCGGGATCCTGCTCTCTGGTATCGGGATTGTCGGAATCATCCTCTTTGCCGTGCGGCCAAAAAAGCTCTTCCGGTTCATTATCCGGGGATCCGGAATTGATCTCAATGTCGGGGAATTTTCCCAGGCACACCCGGTCATCAGCAGCGGCCCCGATCTCCAGGGAATGGTCGAAGAACTCGGGGCCCTGGTCATCCAGATCCAGGAAGGAACGGTCTGATCCCGACCACATTTTTTTAATCGATAGCTCAGTGGAGGCGGGTGACGGATCCCCCGAGGCTCCCGACCGATCGGGTGAGATCCATGGCAACCCCGTTTGGTGGCCGGACTTCAAGGTGGATGGTATCGTCTTTGACCGGGGGTTCGGAGGGGCAGGCACTGACCATGAATTCCTCGCCCGACCCGAGCTGGTTGTTGGCATTCTGGCTGTTGATCCGCTGGTACACCGCCCATGTCCCCGAGTTTGTCTGGCACCCTGCCGGGTTGTAGGTGGCCGGGTCCATGCGGAGGGTCTCGAGCAGGGTCCCGTTGTTGTAGACGATCGTCACGCGGCTGAAGTCGATAGGCGTGGTCCCGAATGCGAGCCGGCACGAGAAGTTGATCTTCACCAGCTGCCCTGAGCCCGGGTTCGTGACGCCATAGACGCCCCCGATCGGCCCCATTGCCGAATCAGACTGGGCAACCGCCGAGTAAATGACGTCCTGGCTTTTCTGGGTTACGAAGAATCCTGTGTTGAGAACAACGTACGAGAACACGGCCGAGACAACCACGAAGGCGATGAGGACCACTGCAGCCTCAAGGCCGGTAAACGCTGAATCGTGTGTCCGCCCCTGCATGGAAAGATACCTCTGCTGCCCGGAATACCACGCAGCTGTCACCAACACTCTGTCCGTGAACGGCTTATGTATATCTGTTTGCCAGGATTCTGACCCGGATCAGGCACTTTCACACCACGCCTGCCACGATCTCATGATCCTGGTCGATCCACGGATTTTCGCGTGGCACTATGAAACGCAAGGAACTGGACGGGTTAATTCTCCGATGGAAAAATACCACCCGGGCACTGAAGATCCACGAACAGGAGTACGGGAAGTACCTCACGGAGATCCTTGAAATGCGGACCGACGGGGAACTGGCCCTTTTCAGTGACCCGGTCGAAGCTGCCGCCTTCTTCTGCCTGCTCGACCTTGTGGAACGGAGCGCTGACCTGACGTAAGCAGTGCCCGTGCGGATGAACTGTCATCTGTGATCGGGAATGTGACTGAAAAATTTTTACATCTCATCTTCCGGTTCGTCATCCCACGGGTGCAGCAGACGCCCTTTGCGGATGGTGATCTCGGGAGCTGGTTTACCGAATCCCCACGAGGGATCATCCAGCAGGGAGTCCGGCTCTGCCCGGATAACCGTAACCACGGAGTCCGGCAATTCGTCATCCCGCAGCGGCGGCAGATCTACCGGGCATGCCATCTCCCGGAGTTCATCGCGGCTCAGATCCTCTGCCTGGATGGCAAACTCGGACGGTTCCGGCTCACCTTCCAGTGCAACCGCCGGCACCTCCGGCATTTCGTAAGGCCGCAGTGGTGGCATAACGATCCTCTCTTTCTTGTCCATCCAGGCTCCTCCCGTACCAAGGTTGCAGGGTGAAAGTATAAAGTGTTCTGCCGCTCCAGGGGGTGCACTGAGTAATCCCCCGGAACCGGGTATTGCCGGTATACCCTTGCGAACCTGCGGGGAAGTCCCTGCCCGGGTATTTATTGTTGAAAGACAAGAGTTCCCTTCTGTATCATGCATGTAACGATCGACCGCTCGTCCTGCATTTCCTGCGGGGCCTGCTGGAATATCTGCCCGGAGGTCTTTTGCCAGAATCCCTGCGATGGGTTCTCAGAGATGGCCGGGGAGTTC
This region includes:
- a CDS encoding type B DNA-directed DNA polymerase, with amino-acid sequence MWIFDSAYRSGGVDLWCKAGSVRVSHQEYDPPFYLYLPDPDAYHPMITALEEEYRAEACTFRTIFGKREGYKIFAGRTVAEAIEHQTGYAAQIFNADIRKDQCFMAENGIVPCCNDIGNRFSPDISHDLKWIEIRIPGHPDRAGTFTEMDVVHEQNEHLAGSEREVLSDLFALIDACDPDVILMPHADRWMAVLQARTRALDLSLNISRTGRYRTIGSRSYWSYGRVEHKDAALIPDGRILIDTEQSLVYREGGLSGVLLAARLSGISPNLASRFTPGTLISGYETYEAVRRGIVVPFRKSDAEALRKFALLRGADRGGMMFQPEAGIFFDVDEIDFTSMYPSIIVLANLSPETIGNPETEGFLPTALAPLLDLRKTVKQRKRSDPGAAGIDAILKWMLVTCFGYTGYKNAKFGRIEVHEAITRRSREILLQTKDIAEEMGFTVLHGIVDCLWVQGPSVPALQERICRETGLDAETEHFNWLVFLPLNDGFGAYNRYYGRQPDGSVKVRGIAARRHDTPGYIRKMQGDMLTVMGRAKTRAELETMWDEVCRIYRTAVAELPAAPAQEMIISRRISRLRYAHRCIEGAAVEAYRECGADIAPGMKIQYVVRDARTYNVAPVWSAGDFDIPYYRDLLERAWTEIAYAFREGRAERERTSRIAGLPHHQDITGRQRCNIPCRQVSGR
- a CDS encoding flagellin, yielding MQGRTHDSAFTGLEAAVVLIAFVVVSAVFSYVVLNTGFFVTQKSQDVIYSAVAQSDSAMGPIGGVYGVTNPGSGQLVKINFSCRLAFGTTPIDFSRVTIVYNNGTLLETLRMDPATYNPAGCQTNSGTWAVYQRINSQNANNQLGSGEEFMVSACPSEPPVKDDTIHLEVRPPNGVAMDLTRSVGSLGGSVTRLH
- a CDS encoding ferredoxin, with the translated sequence MHVTIDRSSCISCGACWNICPEVFCQNPCDGFSEMAGEFRFGNDRAEGFVPESLVSCARDAEQLCPVRIIVIECG